A stretch of the Macaca mulatta isolate MMU2019108-1 chromosome 14, T2T-MMU8v2.0, whole genome shotgun sequence genome encodes the following:
- the SLC39A13 gene encoding zinc transporter ZIP13 isoform X9, which yields MPGCPCPGCGMAGPRLLFLTALALELLGRAGGSQPALRSRGTATACRLDNKESESWGALLSGERLDTWICSLLGSLMVGLSGVFPLLVIPLEMGTMLRSEAGAWRLKQLLSFALGGLLGNVFLHLLPEAWAYTCSAGPGGEGQSLQQQQQLGLWVIAGILTFLALEKMFLDSKAERTSQVSGYLNLLANTIDNFTHGLAVAASFLVSKKIGLLTTMAILLHEIPHEVGDFAILLRAGFDRWSAAKLQLSTALGGLLGAGFAICTQSPKGVGPGGREHTQCPGCPVGCSPAAEETAAWVLPFTSGGFLYIALVNVLPDLLEEEDPWRSLQQLLLLCAGIVVMVLFSIFVD from the exons ATGCCTGGATGTCCCTGCCCTGGCTGTGGCATGGCGGGCCCAAGGCTCCTCTTCCTCACCGCCCTTGCCCTGGAGCTCTTGGGAAGGGCTGGGGGTTCCCAGCCGGCCCTCCGGAGCCGGGGGACTGCGACGGCCTGCCGCCTGGACAACAAGGAAAGCGAGTCCTGGGGGGCTCTGCTGAGCGGAGAGCGGCTGGACACCTGGATCTGCTCCCTCCTGGGTTCCCTCATGGTGGGGCTCAGTGGGGTCTTCCCGTTGCTCGTCATTCCCCTAGAGATGGGGACCATGCTGCGCTCAGAAG CTGGGGCCTGGCGCCTGAAGCAGCTGCTCAGCTTCGCCCTGGGGGGACTCTTGGGCAATGTGTTTCTGCACCTGCTGCCCGAAGCCTGGGCCTACACGTGCAGCGCCGGCCCTG GTGGTGAGGGGCAGagcctgcagcagcagcagcagctggggcTATGGGTCATTGCTGGCATCCTGACCTTCCTGGCGTTGGAGAAGATGTTCCTGGACAGCAAGGCGGAGAGGACCAGCCAG GTCAGCGGCTACCTCAACCTGCTGGCCAACACCATCGACAACTTCACCCATGGGCTGGCTGTGGCTGCCAGCTTCCTTGTGAGCAAGAAG ATCGGGCTCCTGACAACCATGGCCATCCTCCTGCACGAGATCCCCCATGAG GTGGGCGACTTTGCCATCCTGCTCCGGGCTGGCTTTGACCGATGGAGCGCAGCCAAGCTGCAACTCTCGACAGCGCTGGGGGGCCTGCTGGGCGCCGGCTTTGCCATCTGTACCCAGTCCCCCAAGGGAGTAG GCCCGGGAGGCAGGGAGCATACACAGTGCCCTGGGTGCCCAGTCGGGTGTTCTCCCGCTGCAGAGGAGACGGCAGCCTGGGTCCTGCCCTTCACCTCTGGAGGCTTTCTCTACATCGCCTTGGTGAACGTGCTCCCTGACCTCTTGGAAGAAGAGGACCCGTG GCGCTCCCTGCAGCAGCTGCTTCTGCTCTGTGCGGGCATTGTGGTGATGGTGCTGTTCTCGATCTTCGTGGATTAA
- the SLC39A13 gene encoding zinc transporter ZIP13 precursor, whose protein sequence is MPGCPCPGCGMAGPRLLFLTALALELLGRAGGSQPALRSRGTATACRLDNKESESWGALLSGERLDTWICSLLGSLMVGLSGVFPLLVIPLEMGTMLRSEAGAWRLKQLLSFALGGLLGNVFLHLLPEAWAYTCSAGPGGEGQSLQQQQQLGLWVIAGILTFLALEKMFLDSKAERTSQAPNKDPTAAAAALNGGHCLAQPAAEPGLGAVVRSIKVSGYLNLLANTIDNFTHGLAVAASFLVSKKIGLLTTMAILLHEIPHEVGDFAILLRAGFDRWSAAKLQLSTALGGLLGAGFAICTQSPKGVEETAAWVLPFTSGGFLYIALVNVLPDLLEEEDPWRSLQQLLLLCAGIVVMVLFSIFVD, encoded by the exons ATGCCTGGATGTCCCTGCCCTGGCTGTGGCATGGCGGGCCCAAGGCTCCTCTTCCTCACCGCCCTTGCCCTGGAGCTCTTGGGAAGGGCTGGGGGTTCCCAGCCGGCCCTCCGGAGCCGGGGGACTGCGACGGCCTGCCGCCTGGACAACAAGGAAAGCGAGTCCTGGGGGGCTCTGCTGAGCGGAGAGCGGCTGGACACCTGGATCTGCTCCCTCCTGGGTTCCCTCATGGTGGGGCTCAGTGGGGTCTTCCCGTTGCTCGTCATTCCCCTAGAGATGGGGACCATGCTGCGCTCAGAAG CTGGGGCCTGGCGCCTGAAGCAGCTGCTCAGCTTCGCCCTGGGGGGACTCTTGGGCAATGTGTTTCTGCACCTGCTGCCCGAAGCCTGGGCCTACACGTGCAGCGCCGGCCCTG GTGGTGAGGGGCAGagcctgcagcagcagcagcagctggggcTATGGGTCATTGCTGGCATCCTGACCTTCCTGGCGTTGGAGAAGATGTTCCTGGACAGCAAGGCGGAGAGGACCAGCCAG GCCCCCAACAAAGACCCCACTGCTGCTGCCGCTGCGCTCAATGGAGGCCACTGTCTGGCCCAGCCGGCCGCAGAGCCCGGCCTCGGTGCCGTGGTCCGGAGCATCAAA GTCAGCGGCTACCTCAACCTGCTGGCCAACACCATCGACAACTTCACCCATGGGCTGGCTGTGGCTGCCAGCTTCCTTGTGAGCAAGAAG ATCGGGCTCCTGACAACCATGGCCATCCTCCTGCACGAGATCCCCCATGAG GTGGGCGACTTTGCCATCCTGCTCCGGGCTGGCTTTGACCGATGGAGCGCAGCCAAGCTGCAACTCTCGACAGCGCTGGGGGGCCTGCTGGGCGCCGGCTTTGCCATCTGTACCCAGTCCCCCAAGGGAGTAG AGGAGACGGCAGCCTGGGTCCTGCCCTTCACCTCTGGAGGCTTTCTCTACATCGCCTTGGTGAACGTGCTCCCTGACCTCTTGGAAGAAGAGGACCCGTG GCGCTCCCTGCAGCAGCTGCTTCTGCTCTGTGCGGGCATTGTGGTGATGGTGCTGTTCTCGATCTTCGTGGATTAA
- the SLC39A13 gene encoding zinc transporter ZIP13 isoform X14, with protein MPGCPCPGCGMAGPRLLFLTALALELLGRAGGSQPALRSRGTATACRLDNKESESWGALLSGERLDTWICSLLGSLMVGLSGVFPLLVIPLEMGTMLRSEAGAWRLKQLLSFALGGLLGNVFLHLLPEAWAYTCSAGPGGEGQSLQQQQQLGLWVIAGILTFLALEKMFLDSKAERTSQVSGYLNLLANTIDNFTHGLAVAASFLVSKKIGLLTTMAILLHEIPHEVGDFAILLRAGFDRWSAAKLQLSTALGGLLGAGFAICTQSPKGVEETAAWVLPFTSGGFLYIALVNVLPDLLEEEDPWRSLQQLLLLCAGIVVMVLFSIFVD; from the exons ATGCCTGGATGTCCCTGCCCTGGCTGTGGCATGGCGGGCCCAAGGCTCCTCTTCCTCACCGCCCTTGCCCTGGAGCTCTTGGGAAGGGCTGGGGGTTCCCAGCCGGCCCTCCGGAGCCGGGGGACTGCGACGGCCTGCCGCCTGGACAACAAGGAAAGCGAGTCCTGGGGGGCTCTGCTGAGCGGAGAGCGGCTGGACACCTGGATCTGCTCCCTCCTGGGTTCCCTCATGGTGGGGCTCAGTGGGGTCTTCCCGTTGCTCGTCATTCCCCTAGAGATGGGGACCATGCTGCGCTCAGAAG CTGGGGCCTGGCGCCTGAAGCAGCTGCTCAGCTTCGCCCTGGGGGGACTCTTGGGCAATGTGTTTCTGCACCTGCTGCCCGAAGCCTGGGCCTACACGTGCAGCGCCGGCCCTG GTGGTGAGGGGCAGagcctgcagcagcagcagcagctggggcTATGGGTCATTGCTGGCATCCTGACCTTCCTGGCGTTGGAGAAGATGTTCCTGGACAGCAAGGCGGAGAGGACCAGCCAG GTCAGCGGCTACCTCAACCTGCTGGCCAACACCATCGACAACTTCACCCATGGGCTGGCTGTGGCTGCCAGCTTCCTTGTGAGCAAGAAG ATCGGGCTCCTGACAACCATGGCCATCCTCCTGCACGAGATCCCCCATGAG GTGGGCGACTTTGCCATCCTGCTCCGGGCTGGCTTTGACCGATGGAGCGCAGCCAAGCTGCAACTCTCGACAGCGCTGGGGGGCCTGCTGGGCGCCGGCTTTGCCATCTGTACCCAGTCCCCCAAGGGAGTAG AGGAGACGGCAGCCTGGGTCCTGCCCTTCACCTCTGGAGGCTTTCTCTACATCGCCTTGGTGAACGTGCTCCCTGACCTCTTGGAAGAAGAGGACCCGTG GCGCTCCCTGCAGCAGCTGCTTCTGCTCTGTGCGGGCATTGTGGTGATGGTGCTGTTCTCGATCTTCGTGGATTAA
- the SLC39A13 gene encoding zinc transporter ZIP13 isoform X11 has product MPGCPCPGCGMAGPRLLFLTALALELLGRAGGSQPALRSRGTATACRLDNKESESWGALLSGERLDTWICSLLGSLMVGLSGVFPLLVIPLEMGTMLRSEAGAWRLKQLLSFALGGLLGNVFLHLLPEAWAYTCSAGPGGEGQSLQQQQQLGLWVIAGILTFLALEKMFLDSKAERTSQVSGYLNLLANTIDNFTHGLAVAASFLVSKKIGLLTTMAILLHEIPHEVGDFAILLRAGFDRWSAAKLQLSTALGGLLGAGFAICTQSPKGVVGCSPAAEETAAWVLPFTSGGFLYIALVNVLPDLLEEEDPWRSLQQLLLLCAGIVVMVLFSIFVD; this is encoded by the exons ATGCCTGGATGTCCCTGCCCTGGCTGTGGCATGGCGGGCCCAAGGCTCCTCTTCCTCACCGCCCTTGCCCTGGAGCTCTTGGGAAGGGCTGGGGGTTCCCAGCCGGCCCTCCGGAGCCGGGGGACTGCGACGGCCTGCCGCCTGGACAACAAGGAAAGCGAGTCCTGGGGGGCTCTGCTGAGCGGAGAGCGGCTGGACACCTGGATCTGCTCCCTCCTGGGTTCCCTCATGGTGGGGCTCAGTGGGGTCTTCCCGTTGCTCGTCATTCCCCTAGAGATGGGGACCATGCTGCGCTCAGAAG CTGGGGCCTGGCGCCTGAAGCAGCTGCTCAGCTTCGCCCTGGGGGGACTCTTGGGCAATGTGTTTCTGCACCTGCTGCCCGAAGCCTGGGCCTACACGTGCAGCGCCGGCCCTG GTGGTGAGGGGCAGagcctgcagcagcagcagcagctggggcTATGGGTCATTGCTGGCATCCTGACCTTCCTGGCGTTGGAGAAGATGTTCCTGGACAGCAAGGCGGAGAGGACCAGCCAG GTCAGCGGCTACCTCAACCTGCTGGCCAACACCATCGACAACTTCACCCATGGGCTGGCTGTGGCTGCCAGCTTCCTTGTGAGCAAGAAG ATCGGGCTCCTGACAACCATGGCCATCCTCCTGCACGAGATCCCCCATGAG GTGGGCGACTTTGCCATCCTGCTCCGGGCTGGCTTTGACCGATGGAGCGCAGCCAAGCTGCAACTCTCGACAGCGCTGGGGGGCCTGCTGGGCGCCGGCTTTGCCATCTGTACCCAGTCCCCCAAGGGAGTAG TCGGGTGTTCTCCCGCTGCAGAGGAGACGGCAGCCTGGGTCCTGCCCTTCACCTCTGGAGGCTTTCTCTACATCGCCTTGGTGAACGTGCTCCCTGACCTCTTGGAAGAAGAGGACCCGTG GCGCTCCCTGCAGCAGCTGCTTCTGCTCTGTGCGGGCATTGTGGTGATGGTGCTGTTCTCGATCTTCGTGGATTAA
- the SLC39A13 gene encoding zinc transporter ZIP13 isoform X6 has protein sequence MPGCPCPGCGMAGPRLLFLTALALELLGRAGGSQPALRSRGTATACRLDNKESESWGALLSGERLDTWICSLLGSLMVGLSGVFPLLVIPLEMGTMLRSEAGAWRLKQLLSFALGGLLGNVFLHLLPEAWAYTCSAGPGGEGQSLQQQQQLGLWVIAGILTFLALEKMFLDSKAERTSQAPNKDPTAAAAALNGGHCLAQPAAEPGLGAVVRSIKVSGYLNLLANTIDNFTHGLAVAASFLVSKKIGLLTTMAILLHEIPHEVGDFAILLRAGFDRWSAAKLQLSTALGGLLGAGFAICTQSPKGVVGCSPAAEETAAWVLPFTSGGFLYIALVNVLPDLLEEEDPWRSLQQLLLLCAGIVVMVLFSIFVD, from the exons ATGCCTGGATGTCCCTGCCCTGGCTGTGGCATGGCGGGCCCAAGGCTCCTCTTCCTCACCGCCCTTGCCCTGGAGCTCTTGGGAAGGGCTGGGGGTTCCCAGCCGGCCCTCCGGAGCCGGGGGACTGCGACGGCCTGCCGCCTGGACAACAAGGAAAGCGAGTCCTGGGGGGCTCTGCTGAGCGGAGAGCGGCTGGACACCTGGATCTGCTCCCTCCTGGGTTCCCTCATGGTGGGGCTCAGTGGGGTCTTCCCGTTGCTCGTCATTCCCCTAGAGATGGGGACCATGCTGCGCTCAGAAG CTGGGGCCTGGCGCCTGAAGCAGCTGCTCAGCTTCGCCCTGGGGGGACTCTTGGGCAATGTGTTTCTGCACCTGCTGCCCGAAGCCTGGGCCTACACGTGCAGCGCCGGCCCTG GTGGTGAGGGGCAGagcctgcagcagcagcagcagctggggcTATGGGTCATTGCTGGCATCCTGACCTTCCTGGCGTTGGAGAAGATGTTCCTGGACAGCAAGGCGGAGAGGACCAGCCAG GCCCCCAACAAAGACCCCACTGCTGCTGCCGCTGCGCTCAATGGAGGCCACTGTCTGGCCCAGCCGGCCGCAGAGCCCGGCCTCGGTGCCGTGGTCCGGAGCATCAAA GTCAGCGGCTACCTCAACCTGCTGGCCAACACCATCGACAACTTCACCCATGGGCTGGCTGTGGCTGCCAGCTTCCTTGTGAGCAAGAAG ATCGGGCTCCTGACAACCATGGCCATCCTCCTGCACGAGATCCCCCATGAG GTGGGCGACTTTGCCATCCTGCTCCGGGCTGGCTTTGACCGATGGAGCGCAGCCAAGCTGCAACTCTCGACAGCGCTGGGGGGCCTGCTGGGCGCCGGCTTTGCCATCTGTACCCAGTCCCCCAAGGGAGTAG TCGGGTGTTCTCCCGCTGCAGAGGAGACGGCAGCCTGGGTCCTGCCCTTCACCTCTGGAGGCTTTCTCTACATCGCCTTGGTGAACGTGCTCCCTGACCTCTTGGAAGAAGAGGACCCGTG GCGCTCCCTGCAGCAGCTGCTTCTGCTCTGTGCGGGCATTGTGGTGATGGTGCTGTTCTCGATCTTCGTGGATTAA
- the SLC39A13 gene encoding zinc transporter ZIP13 isoform X3, whose amino-acid sequence MPGCPCPGCGMAGPRLLFLTALALELLGRAGGSQPALRSRGTATACRLDNKESESWGALLSGERLDTWICSLLGSLMVGLSGVFPLLVIPLEMGTMLRSEAGAWRLKQLLSFALGGLLGNVFLHLLPEAWAYTCSAGPGGEGQSLQQQQQLGLWVIAGILTFLALEKMFLDSKAERTSQAPNKDPTAAAAALNGGHCLAQPAAEPGLGAVVRSIKVSGYLNLLANTIDNFTHGLAVAASFLVSKKIGLLTTMAILLHEIPHEVGDFAILLRAGFDRWSAAKLQLSTALGGLLGAGFAICTQSPKGVGPGGREHTQCPGCPVGCSPAAEETAAWVLPFTSGGFLYIALVNVLPDLLEEEDPWRSLQQLLLLCAGIVVMVLFSIFVD is encoded by the exons ATGCCTGGATGTCCCTGCCCTGGCTGTGGCATGGCGGGCCCAAGGCTCCTCTTCCTCACCGCCCTTGCCCTGGAGCTCTTGGGAAGGGCTGGGGGTTCCCAGCCGGCCCTCCGGAGCCGGGGGACTGCGACGGCCTGCCGCCTGGACAACAAGGAAAGCGAGTCCTGGGGGGCTCTGCTGAGCGGAGAGCGGCTGGACACCTGGATCTGCTCCCTCCTGGGTTCCCTCATGGTGGGGCTCAGTGGGGTCTTCCCGTTGCTCGTCATTCCCCTAGAGATGGGGACCATGCTGCGCTCAGAAG CTGGGGCCTGGCGCCTGAAGCAGCTGCTCAGCTTCGCCCTGGGGGGACTCTTGGGCAATGTGTTTCTGCACCTGCTGCCCGAAGCCTGGGCCTACACGTGCAGCGCCGGCCCTG GTGGTGAGGGGCAGagcctgcagcagcagcagcagctggggcTATGGGTCATTGCTGGCATCCTGACCTTCCTGGCGTTGGAGAAGATGTTCCTGGACAGCAAGGCGGAGAGGACCAGCCAG GCCCCCAACAAAGACCCCACTGCTGCTGCCGCTGCGCTCAATGGAGGCCACTGTCTGGCCCAGCCGGCCGCAGAGCCCGGCCTCGGTGCCGTGGTCCGGAGCATCAAA GTCAGCGGCTACCTCAACCTGCTGGCCAACACCATCGACAACTTCACCCATGGGCTGGCTGTGGCTGCCAGCTTCCTTGTGAGCAAGAAG ATCGGGCTCCTGACAACCATGGCCATCCTCCTGCACGAGATCCCCCATGAG GTGGGCGACTTTGCCATCCTGCTCCGGGCTGGCTTTGACCGATGGAGCGCAGCCAAGCTGCAACTCTCGACAGCGCTGGGGGGCCTGCTGGGCGCCGGCTTTGCCATCTGTACCCAGTCCCCCAAGGGAGTAG GCCCGGGAGGCAGGGAGCATACACAGTGCCCTGGGTGCCCAGTCGGGTGTTCTCCCGCTGCAGAGGAGACGGCAGCCTGGGTCCTGCCCTTCACCTCTGGAGGCTTTCTCTACATCGCCTTGGTGAACGTGCTCCCTGACCTCTTGGAAGAAGAGGACCCGTG GCGCTCCCTGCAGCAGCTGCTTCTGCTCTGTGCGGGCATTGTGGTGATGGTGCTGTTCTCGATCTTCGTGGATTAA
- the SLC39A13 gene encoding zinc transporter ZIP13 isoform X4, giving the protein MVLPWLSCSVSPLRGMPGCPCPGCGMAGPRLLFLTALALELLGRAGGSQPALRSRGTATACRLDNKESESWGALLSGERLDTWICSLLGSLMVGLSGVFPLLVIPLEMGTMLRSEAGAWRLKQLLSFALGGLLGNVFLHLLPEAWAYTCSAGPGGEGQSLQQQQQLGLWVIAGILTFLALEKMFLDSKAERTSQAPNKDPTAAAAALNGGHCLAQPAAEPGLGAVVRSIKVSGYLNLLANTIDNFTHGLAVAASFLVSKKIGLLTTMAILLHEIPHEVGDFAILLRAGFDRWSAAKLQLSTALGGLLGAGFAICTQSPKGVEETAAWVLPFTSGGFLYIALVNVLPDLLEEEDPWRSLQQLLLLCAGIVVMVLFSIFVD; this is encoded by the exons ATGGTCTTGCCCTGGCTCAGCTGCTCAGTTTCTCCAC TACGTGGCATGCCTGGATGTCCCTGCCCTGGCTGTGGCATGGCGGGCCCAAGGCTCCTCTTCCTCACCGCCCTTGCCCTGGAGCTCTTGGGAAGGGCTGGGGGTTCCCAGCCGGCCCTCCGGAGCCGGGGGACTGCGACGGCCTGCCGCCTGGACAACAAGGAAAGCGAGTCCTGGGGGGCTCTGCTGAGCGGAGAGCGGCTGGACACCTGGATCTGCTCCCTCCTGGGTTCCCTCATGGTGGGGCTCAGTGGGGTCTTCCCGTTGCTCGTCATTCCCCTAGAGATGGGGACCATGCTGCGCTCAGAAG CTGGGGCCTGGCGCCTGAAGCAGCTGCTCAGCTTCGCCCTGGGGGGACTCTTGGGCAATGTGTTTCTGCACCTGCTGCCCGAAGCCTGGGCCTACACGTGCAGCGCCGGCCCTG GTGGTGAGGGGCAGagcctgcagcagcagcagcagctggggcTATGGGTCATTGCTGGCATCCTGACCTTCCTGGCGTTGGAGAAGATGTTCCTGGACAGCAAGGCGGAGAGGACCAGCCAG GCCCCCAACAAAGACCCCACTGCTGCTGCCGCTGCGCTCAATGGAGGCCACTGTCTGGCCCAGCCGGCCGCAGAGCCCGGCCTCGGTGCCGTGGTCCGGAGCATCAAA GTCAGCGGCTACCTCAACCTGCTGGCCAACACCATCGACAACTTCACCCATGGGCTGGCTGTGGCTGCCAGCTTCCTTGTGAGCAAGAAG ATCGGGCTCCTGACAACCATGGCCATCCTCCTGCACGAGATCCCCCATGAG GTGGGCGACTTTGCCATCCTGCTCCGGGCTGGCTTTGACCGATGGAGCGCAGCCAAGCTGCAACTCTCGACAGCGCTGGGGGGCCTGCTGGGCGCCGGCTTTGCCATCTGTACCCAGTCCCCCAAGGGAGTAG AGGAGACGGCAGCCTGGGTCCTGCCCTTCACCTCTGGAGGCTTTCTCTACATCGCCTTGGTGAACGTGCTCCCTGACCTCTTGGAAGAAGAGGACCCGTG GCGCTCCCTGCAGCAGCTGCTTCTGCTCTGTGCGGGCATTGTGGTGATGGTGCTGTTCTCGATCTTCGTGGATTAA
- the SLC39A13 gene encoding zinc transporter ZIP13 isoform X12 — protein MPGCPCPGCGMAGPRLLFLTALALELLGRAGGSQPALRSRGTATACRLDNKESESWGALLSGERLDTWICSLLGSLMVGLSGVFPLLVIPLEMGTMLRSEAGAWRLKQLLSFALGGLLGNVFLHLLPEAWAYTCSAGPGGEGQSLQQQQQLGLWVIAGILTFLALEKMFLDSKAERTSQAPNKDPTAAAAALNGGHCLAQPAAEPGLGAVVRSIKIGLLTTMAILLHEIPHEVGDFAILLRAGFDRWSAAKLQLSTALGGLLGAGFAICTQSPKGVEETAAWVLPFTSGGFLYIALVNVLPDLLEEEDPWRSLQQLLLLCAGIVVMVLFSIFVD, from the exons ATGCCTGGATGTCCCTGCCCTGGCTGTGGCATGGCGGGCCCAAGGCTCCTCTTCCTCACCGCCCTTGCCCTGGAGCTCTTGGGAAGGGCTGGGGGTTCCCAGCCGGCCCTCCGGAGCCGGGGGACTGCGACGGCCTGCCGCCTGGACAACAAGGAAAGCGAGTCCTGGGGGGCTCTGCTGAGCGGAGAGCGGCTGGACACCTGGATCTGCTCCCTCCTGGGTTCCCTCATGGTGGGGCTCAGTGGGGTCTTCCCGTTGCTCGTCATTCCCCTAGAGATGGGGACCATGCTGCGCTCAGAAG CTGGGGCCTGGCGCCTGAAGCAGCTGCTCAGCTTCGCCCTGGGGGGACTCTTGGGCAATGTGTTTCTGCACCTGCTGCCCGAAGCCTGGGCCTACACGTGCAGCGCCGGCCCTG GTGGTGAGGGGCAGagcctgcagcagcagcagcagctggggcTATGGGTCATTGCTGGCATCCTGACCTTCCTGGCGTTGGAGAAGATGTTCCTGGACAGCAAGGCGGAGAGGACCAGCCAG GCCCCCAACAAAGACCCCACTGCTGCTGCCGCTGCGCTCAATGGAGGCCACTGTCTGGCCCAGCCGGCCGCAGAGCCCGGCCTCGGTGCCGTGGTCCGGAGCATCAAA ATCGGGCTCCTGACAACCATGGCCATCCTCCTGCACGAGATCCCCCATGAG GTGGGCGACTTTGCCATCCTGCTCCGGGCTGGCTTTGACCGATGGAGCGCAGCCAAGCTGCAACTCTCGACAGCGCTGGGGGGCCTGCTGGGCGCCGGCTTTGCCATCTGTACCCAGTCCCCCAAGGGAGTAG AGGAGACGGCAGCCTGGGTCCTGCCCTTCACCTCTGGAGGCTTTCTCTACATCGCCTTGGTGAACGTGCTCCCTGACCTCTTGGAAGAAGAGGACCCGTG GCGCTCCCTGCAGCAGCTGCTTCTGCTCTGTGCGGGCATTGTGGTGATGGTGCTGTTCTCGATCTTCGTGGATTAA
- the SLC39A13 gene encoding zinc transporter ZIP13 isoform X7: MLRRSVRGMPGCPCPGCGMAGPRLLFLTALALELLGRAGGSQPALRSRGTATACRLDNKESESWGALLSGERLDTWICSLLGSLMVGLSGVFPLLVIPLEMGTMLRSEAGAWRLKQLLSFALGGLLGNVFLHLLPEAWAYTCSAGPGGEGQSLQQQQQLGLWVIAGILTFLALEKMFLDSKAERTSQVSGYLNLLANTIDNFTHGLAVAASFLVSKKIGLLTTMAILLHEIPHEVGDFAILLRAGFDRWSAAKLQLSTALGGLLGAGFAICTQSPKGVGPGGREHTQCPGCPVGCSPAAEETAAWVLPFTSGGFLYIALVNVLPDLLEEEDPWRSLQQLLLLCAGIVVMVLFSIFVD, from the exons ATGCTCAGACGCTCTG TACGTGGCATGCCTGGATGTCCCTGCCCTGGCTGTGGCATGGCGGGCCCAAGGCTCCTCTTCCTCACCGCCCTTGCCCTGGAGCTCTTGGGAAGGGCTGGGGGTTCCCAGCCGGCCCTCCGGAGCCGGGGGACTGCGACGGCCTGCCGCCTGGACAACAAGGAAAGCGAGTCCTGGGGGGCTCTGCTGAGCGGAGAGCGGCTGGACACCTGGATCTGCTCCCTCCTGGGTTCCCTCATGGTGGGGCTCAGTGGGGTCTTCCCGTTGCTCGTCATTCCCCTAGAGATGGGGACCATGCTGCGCTCAGAAG CTGGGGCCTGGCGCCTGAAGCAGCTGCTCAGCTTCGCCCTGGGGGGACTCTTGGGCAATGTGTTTCTGCACCTGCTGCCCGAAGCCTGGGCCTACACGTGCAGCGCCGGCCCTG GTGGTGAGGGGCAGagcctgcagcagcagcagcagctggggcTATGGGTCATTGCTGGCATCCTGACCTTCCTGGCGTTGGAGAAGATGTTCCTGGACAGCAAGGCGGAGAGGACCAGCCAG GTCAGCGGCTACCTCAACCTGCTGGCCAACACCATCGACAACTTCACCCATGGGCTGGCTGTGGCTGCCAGCTTCCTTGTGAGCAAGAAG ATCGGGCTCCTGACAACCATGGCCATCCTCCTGCACGAGATCCCCCATGAG GTGGGCGACTTTGCCATCCTGCTCCGGGCTGGCTTTGACCGATGGAGCGCAGCCAAGCTGCAACTCTCGACAGCGCTGGGGGGCCTGCTGGGCGCCGGCTTTGCCATCTGTACCCAGTCCCCCAAGGGAGTAG GCCCGGGAGGCAGGGAGCATACACAGTGCCCTGGGTGCCCAGTCGGGTGTTCTCCCGCTGCAGAGGAGACGGCAGCCTGGGTCCTGCCCTTCACCTCTGGAGGCTTTCTCTACATCGCCTTGGTGAACGTGCTCCCTGACCTCTTGGAAGAAGAGGACCCGTG GCGCTCCCTGCAGCAGCTGCTTCTGCTCTGTGCGGGCATTGTGGTGATGGTGCTGTTCTCGATCTTCGTGGATTAA